In Ignavibacteriota bacterium, the DNA window CGTAAAGACGTGACACGCGAGTTGTGTCACACCGAGTGTGTCGAGGTGCGTAGGAGTGGCCTAATCATCTAATCGTCAGACCTTGCGGCGTAGCATCGTCGCCCCTCGACAAGCTCGGGGTGACACCATGTCGTTGTTCCTTTACTCATCCAATCGTCTAACCGTCTAATCGTCTAACCGTCTAATCGTCTAACCGTCTAACCGTCTAATCGTCTAATCGTCCAATCGTCCGCTACGACGAAACGCGCAGCCGCTCCACATGCTCATCGGGGGACATACGGTCAGGATCACCGATGCCATCCCGGTATTCGGGAACGATGGTGGTTATCAGCCGCACAAATGCTGCGCGGTCGGAATGATCGATACCCGACAGTGCCGAGCGGAGATACTCCTCGTACTCGTCGAGTGTGGCGATTCGTGTACCCTGCCCGTTGCCGTCAATCGGCAGGCCGCCCCACCCGGTGCTGTCGAATTTTGGATCCACAACAGAGAATATTTTTTCGTGTTTCGAGCGTGTGATGATTTCTCCCTCGCGGAACAACTCCTCGACGAGCTTTTCACCGGGTCGAAGTCCCGTGTACACAATGTCGACATCCTTGAAGGGTTTCTGTCCTGCGAGCGAGATGAGGTCCAGTGCCAGATCGAGCACACGCACCGGTTCACCCATGTCGAGCACGTAGATTTCCCCGCTGCCCTGCAGCGCCGACGTCTGCAGCACCAGTTGTACTGCCTCTGGAATAGTCATGAAGTAGCGGCGCATGTCGGGATCGGTGATCGTGACAGGTCCCCCCGCCGAAATCTGATCCATAAATATCGGCACGACACTGCCGCGACTGCCGAGCACATTGCCGAACCGCACGGCGACGTAGGGCGCGTCGTATTCGCGCCGGTAGAGCTGCAACGCGATCTCTGCCATGCGCTTGGTAACACCCATGATACTGCGCGGATCAACGGCCTTATCGGTCGAAATGAGTGTGAACTTCCGCACCTGCCGCGCACGCGCGCACTTGAGCATCGTGATCGTCCCGAGCACGTTGTTCGTGAGTGCGTCCACGACATTGTCCTCCATCAGGGGCACGTGTTTGTGCGCGGCGGCATGGTAGATGTACGCGGGTTCGTGCTCACGAAGAATCGACGATATGCGCTCCTCGTCCCGTATGTCGGCGATGAGCGTCTGCAATCTCAGCGACGGGTGTTTCTCGCTCAGTTCCCTGTGTATCGCGTGTATCGAATTCTCGCCATGACCGAGCAGACACAGCGACGCCGGCTGGCTCTGCGCAATGAGGCGGCAGATCTCGGATCCGATGGATCCGCCCGCACCGGTCACAAGCACGCGTTGTCCGTAGAGCATCTCCTTCACTCGCGACATGTCGGTTTTTACCGGATCACGCCGCAGGAGATCGTCGATGCGAAGATCGCGGAACTGGCGCAGCTCCACCGTGTCGTTCAACAGCTCGCTGACGCTCGGGAGTGTGCGCGTCTTGATCTTCAACGGTTCGGTGATGCGCAGTATCGACTGAATCGTCTTGCCCGAGGCCGAGGGCATGGCGATCAGCACCTGCGAGATCTTCATGCGTTTGCACACTTCGGGAATCTTCTCCCTGTCGCCAAGAACCGGAATCCCGTAAATCACACCGCCCCGTTTGCGTGGATCGTCGTCGATGAAGCCGACCGGCGTCAAACCTCCCGCGGGGTTGCGGAGCAGTTCCTTCGCGATCATTGTGCCCGAGTTTCCGGCGCCGATGATGAGAACGCTGCGTGTGGTGTCGAGGGCGGGTTCACGTTTCTTCTGTTCGGTGCTGTACATGCGCCCCAGCAGGCGAATGCCGCCGTGAATAACCAGCGACAACATCAGGTCGATCGCGGGCACAGAGCGTGGAATCGCGTGCGGTATCTTTGGAAAAAGCGGGAGCAGCAGCAGGTAGATGATGTTGAACGTGAATCCCGCCGTGAAAATCGCGATCAGGATCACCGACACTTCCTCGATGCTCGCGTATCGCCAGAGATGTTTGTACATGCCCAGCTTGTAATACATCACCAGCTTTATGACGATGGAGAATCCCGTGTAAACGGCCAGCGGCGCAAGGTAGGGTTGCCAGTCCATCATGTTGTCGAGCCGCAAAATCAATGCGATCGCGGGCACGATGGTCATTGCGAGCAGGTCGAACAACAGATAATGCCTGTTGCGCATGTGTATGACTACCGACGCGAATTCTCTCATGCTGTCTCAGTGTGAGCCGCGATCAGCATATATGTGATCCGATGTGTGCCCATACCAGAAATTGTAAATGCCGGAATAAATAATTCGTAATGTATGCTTTTCGGCCATCTCTGCATAATCACAACACGTGGCTCGGACGGTGGGGCGCTCAGTAGAGTCCGTACGAGACCGTCACCCCGAACGATACTCCCGGCGCCCAGGAACTTCCGAGGTAATCGGCCCATTCCTCACGCGCAGTGTGCTGCACGTCGAAGCGCGCGTACAGATCGTGCAATGGCATCCACCGCACGCCCGCACCCAGGACGCGCAGTCCAAACTCGGGGCGCGCCAAGAAGGCGGGCTGCACACGCGGCACTGTCAGCGGCGAGGGATAGGGGCGCGCAAAACGACCGAGCGTGAGAGAGAGATTCGCCTCGAGCCAGCGAGCGGGATGTACGGTGTGCACCAGGGTCAGGAGATCGGCGTTCCCCCCGATCCAATGACCCAACAGAACTTTGTGGGATGTGTATTGTTGCGTGGGATTCGAATTCGAATACACGTACGGATACACGCGCGAAAATTCCAGACGAGTTTCGGATGGCAGCCGAACAAATGGCGTGTATGCGTCAGTGACACGCATGCCGACGGTGTACGCCACATGATAGTCGAAGTTTGTCCGATCGCCTCCGAGCGCCTTGCTCAGATCCATCTCGTCAATGAAACCCGTACCGTAGAGCGTCAGGTTCCGGATCGGCGAGTATTTGACGTCGGCAAAAAACTGGGAATTGCCCGAGACAAAACGTGTCCACCTGTCCGCTGCACGGAATGAGATGACGGGAATCAGGAACAACACGTTCACATCACCACCGCCGTACACGATCGACTCTCCCAGTGCGGCCTGCAGATTCGGCAGAACACGCGCCGTCACCGAATGGGAGGCCATGTATTTCGTTTCATGAAATTTCTGACCCGCCCATGTGCGCGCGGTGTCCAGTATGTCCGAGAAAAGCCAGGCATGAAAGTATTCGAAATAGAGCCAGTCGGTGATGCGTATCTGGTAGTTGATCATCGGCACTGACGGCGCCTTGTCGGAGAAGATGATAGCGCCGTCGCGCCCGCTGCCGAGCTGCACGTCCATCTTCTGCACGCCCGCGACGAGCCACGGATTCGAATACCACATCTGTGCCTCGGCAACCTCGTATTCGTACGATGTGGCCGACGATGACGGGCCGCGGACAACCCCCTGCTCCCGTGTGCGGAATGCGAGCGGGTCGTAGGTGATACCGCTTACTCCGTTGTCGTACCAGCGCATGTATGCGCCGAGCCACGGTCCCACATACCCCCACGCCTGTATGCCGTTCGAGCGTCGGATGATATCGTCTGCATCCTGCCGTTTTGTGTACCCCGCGCGACCGACAAGATCCACCGCAAGATAACTCCGGGCCGGAGTCGCGGAGCGAATGTGCAACAGATTCCATCGCTCTTCCGTCGGTGTGATCACGGTGCTGTCGGAGGAATACATGCGGCGCAGTTCCTCGGCAAACTCCTCGCGGTAGAACGCGAGCTGCTCGCGGTCATACGAGGTGAGAACACGGATCCGGCCGAGTGAATCCAGCGCGCGGGCGATGTCCATGCGTGGAAGCGGACGTTGAAAATCTACCAATCCGATGCCGTACCGTGTTTCGATCCGGTCGAGATACTCGTATGCGGGATGCCGCAAGGGCAACATCACCGTCTGCGCCGCGGTCTGCACGGGAACGGCGAAGAGCAGCACGAGGAGGACCAACAACAACGGGACAGCGGGACAACACAATAGTGTCTCGCTAAGCGGAGTCGAAGCGCGACGGGACAGCGGGACAGCGGGACAGCGGGACAACGCAATAGTGTCTCGCTGAGCGGAGTCGAAGCGCGACGGGACAGTCTCCACTGTGCGGAAGCCCGTGAGCTCCCGTGGCATTCGTCTGTTGATACAATCCATGTTCCGTGTTCTTCCGTGTCTTCAGTGGATATATGCTGCTTTACCTCTTTACCCCGTCCCCCCCTTTACCCCTTTACCCCTTTACGCCTTTACGCCCTTCCGCAACACCGTGCGTACAATCAATCCGATATTATCCACGACACGCGCCCGATCGAACCACTCCAGATCGATACGTAGTTTTTCGGGCAGCACCTGCTCGATGTACACACGCTCGTGATCCTCGCCGCGAAGCAGGGAGCTTTCGTCAACAAATGTGAGGGAGGCGGCGCTTGTAATCCCCGGCTTGAGATCGAGGATTCTGCGGAATTCGTCGGGATAGTACTGTATATACCTCGGATCCTCGGGACGCGGTCCCACCAGACACATTTCACCGCGGAGCACGTTCACAAGCTGCGGGAGTTCATCGATTTTTGTGGCGCGCAGAAATCGGCCGATACCGGTAATGCGACTGTCGTTTGCGGAGGTGATTGCCGAGCCGACTGCCGCCGCATCCTGCTTCATGCTTCGAAATTTCAGAAGCGTGAACTCCACTCCTCCCTGTCCTACACGACGAGCGCGGTACAAAATGGGTCCTGGTGAGGATGAGCGTACCAAGGCACTGATCACGAGCAGAACCGGAGAGAGGAGAAACAGACCGGCGGCGGAAGCGGCAAGGTCGAGGATGCGGGGAAATCGCTGCATGTGCTAGTCTTCGAGACCGAGCATTTTTTGTGTGTCGCGCACATGGCGATGCACAGATTCAATGACTCCGCACGTCTTTGCAGCGGGATCCAAACCTTTTGTCGCATCAATCATTCGATGACCAGTCGAAGGGACATCGCGAGGGACACAAATTTCCACCGTTTCTGCATGCGGACAGGAGTTCCAGAATTCGAGATGTCGATTCCTGTCCGTCATCATTGTTGGGACTGGAGCACAATTCCACGCACTGCGTCACGGACGTAGTCAAACTCCGCGTCGCTCATCGAAGGGTACAATGGCAGTGACACGATGCGAGGCCAAAGGGCAGCCGCCTGCGGGAAATCCTCCGCGTGGTAGCCATACGTTTCCACGTAATAGGGATGCATGTGCAGAGGCCGCCAGTGAACGGAGCAGATAATGCCACGCGCCTTCATCTGCTCAATAAATTCCGCACGAGTGATACGGAGACGATCGAGTCTCAGTTTGAGAACGTACAAGTGATGTGCATGTAGATGTCCGTGCCGCCACACCAGCGGCTCCACGGTGTCGAGATCGGCAAAGGCCTCGTTGTATTTTTCGCTGATGCGCTGACGCGCGGCGCGAAACTCCTCTGCACGCGCAAGTTGGGTGAGTCCGAGTGCCGACGCGATATCCGTCAGGTTGTATTTGAAACCCGGTGCTACAAGCTGGTAATCCCAGGTACCGGTCTTCGCAAATCTATTCCACGGGTCCCTGTTCATTCCATGTAACGACATGAGCCGCATCCGTTCGGCCAATGCCGCATCGGTCGTTGTGGCCATGCCGCCTTCACCGGTGGTGATGGTTTTATTTGCGTAAAACGAAAAACATGTCACACGCGAGGTGCCGCCGCCGATCCGAGTTGGGAGTGGGGAGTGGGGAGTAGGGAGTGGGGAGTGGGGAGTAGGGAGTGGGAACGGGGAACTAGGAACTGGGAACGGGGAACGAGGAACGGGGAACGGGGAACTGGGAACCGTTTGATCATCCA includes these proteins:
- a CDS encoding polysaccharide biosynthesis protein; this encodes MREFASVVIHMRNRHYLLFDLLAMTIVPAIALILRLDNMMDWQPYLAPLAVYTGFSIVIKLVMYYKLGMYKHLWRYASIEEVSVILIAIFTAGFTFNIIYLLLLPLFPKIPHAIPRSVPAIDLMLSLVIHGGIRLLGRMYSTEQKKREPALDTTRSVLIIGAGNSGTMIAKELLRNPAGGLTPVGFIDDDPRKRGGVIYGIPVLGDREKIPEVCKRMKISQVLIAMPSASGKTIQSILRITEPLKIKTRTLPSVSELLNDTVELRQFRDLRIDDLLRRDPVKTDMSRVKEMLYGQRVLVTGAGGSIGSEICRLIAQSQPASLCLLGHGENSIHAIHRELSEKHPSLRLQTLIADIRDEERISSILREHEPAYIYHAAAHKHVPLMEDNVVDALTNNVLGTITMLKCARARQVRKFTLISTDKAVDPRSIMGVTKRMAEIALQLYRREYDAPYVAVRFGNVLGSRGSVVPIFMDQISAGGPVTITDPDMRRYFMTIPEAVQLVLQTSALQGSGEIYVLDMGEPVRVLDLALDLISLAGQKPFKDVDIVYTGLRPGEKLVEELFREGEIITRSKHEKIFSVVDPKFDSTGWGGLPIDGNGQGTRIATLDEYEEYLRSALSGIDHSDRAAFVRLITTIVPEYRDGIGDPDRMSPDEHVERLRVSS
- a CDS encoding sugar transferase — protein: MQRFPRILDLAASAAGLFLLSPVLLVISALVRSSSPGPILYRARRVGQGGVEFTLLKFRSMKQDAAAVGSAITSANDSRITGIGRFLRATKIDELPQLVNVLRGEMCLVGPRPEDPRYIQYYPDEFRRILDLKPGITSAASLTFVDESSLLRGEDHERVYIEQVLPEKLRIDLEWFDRARVVDNIGLIVRTVLRKGVKA
- a CDS encoding DegT/DnrJ/EryC1/StrS family aminotransferase, yielding MNVPFFRYEYDPAALAAMDECLRSGWLTTGPKTKEFEQRFADAVRNDDDVYAVAVNSCTAALHLALEAVGVRRGEIVLVPTHTFAATAEVVRYFDAIPVFVDIDSDTMNISVEHLAYILDEIAGGRAVPGLDDTRRRVRAILPVHYGGQPCDLHAIHALAARHGCEVIEDAAHAFPAALSASDETGGRLDDQTIGRIDDQTMRRSDDQTIRRLDDQTIRRSDDWTIGRSDDQTIRRSDDQTIRRLDDQTVPSSPFPVPRSPFPVPSSPFPLPTPHSPLPTPHSPLPTRIGGGTSRVTCFSFYANKTITTGEGGMATTTDAALAERMRLMSLHGMNRDPWNRFAKTGTWDYQLVAPGFKYNLTDIASALGLTQLARAEEFRAARQRISEKYNEAFADLDTVEPLVWRHGHLHAHHLYVLKLRLDRLRITRAEFIEQMKARGIICSVHWRPLHMHPYYVETYGYHAEDFPQAAALWPRIVSLPLYPSMSDAEFDYVRDAVRGIVLQSQQ